A single window of Helicobacter pylori DNA harbors:
- a CDS encoding ribbon-helix-helix domain-containing protein, whose translation MEKTENTDETHLRGTKNKLGRKPKADANKKTRAVSLYFSDEQYQKLEKMANEEESVGSYIKRYILKALRKIEQNGA comes from the coding sequence ATGGAAAAGACAGAAAACACAGATGAAACTCACTTAAGGGGAACTAAAAATAAACTAGGACGCAAACCAAAAGCAGACGCTAATAAAAAAACTCGCGCGGTAAGCTTGTATTTTTCTGATGAGCAATACCAAAAACTAGAGAAAATGGCTAACGAAGAAGAAAGCGTGGGATCTTATATCAAACGCTATATTTTGAAGGCTTTAAGAAAAATAGAGCAAAATGGCGCTTGA
- a CDS encoding beta-1,4-N-acetylgalactosaminyltransferase produces MGLKNKIKGFVKERMPFVVRYVRSLKGAKNIDDEINHEIKEMLEAKKLHSLQEKALFNHDYQESVFLAIASLNNESFIEYNKSIYKNSSLNYNYGGAFRR; encoded by the coding sequence ATGGGGTTAAAAAATAAAATCAAGGGTTTTGTTAAAGAGAGAATGCCTTTTGTGGTTAGATATGTTCGTAGTTTAAAAGGGGCCAAAAACATTGATGATGAAATCAATCATGAAATTAAGGAAATGTTAGAGGCTAAAAAACTTCATTCTCTTCAAGAAAAAGCTTTATTCAACCATGATTATCAAGAAAGCGTGTTTTTAGCTATCGCTTCTTTAAATAATGAAAGTTTCATTGAATACAACAAGAGTATTTATAAAAATAGTTCTCTTAATTATAATTATGGGGGGGCATTTAGAAGATAG
- the dxr gene encoding 1-deoxy-D-xylulose-5-phosphate reductoisomerase yields MVVLGSTGSIGKNALKIAKKFGVEIEALSCGKNIALINEQIQVFKPKKVAILDPNDLNDLEPLGAKVFVGLDGIDAMIEECASNLVLNAIVGVAGLKASFKSLQTNKKLALANKESLVSAGHLLDISQITPIDSEHFGLWALLQNKALKPKSLIISASGGAFRDTPLEFIAIQNAQNALKHPNWSMGSKITIDSASMVNKLFEILETYWLFGASLKIDALIERSSIVHALVEFEDNSIIAHLASADMQLPISYAIDPKLASLNASIKPLDLYALSAIKFEPISMERYTLWRYKDLLLENPKLGVVLNASNEVAMEKFLNQEIAFGGLIKTISQALELYAKKSFKLSSLEEVLELDKEVRERFKNVAGV; encoded by the coding sequence ATGGTTGTTTTAGGAAGCACCGGCTCTATCGGGAAAAACGCCCTTAAAATCGCAAAAAAATTTGGCGTAGAAATAGAGGCCTTGAGCTGCGGGAAAAATATCGCTTTAATCAATGAGCAAATCCAAGTTTTCAAACCCAAGAAAGTGGCGATTTTAGATCCTAACGATTTGAATGATTTAGAGCCTTTGGGTGCGAAAGTGTTTGTAGGGTTAGACGGAATTGATGCGATGATAGAGGAGTGCGCTTCCAATTTAGTCCTTAACGCCATTGTGGGCGTGGCAGGATTGAAAGCGAGCTTTAAAAGCTTACAAACTAACAAAAAACTAGCCCTAGCGAATAAAGAGAGCTTGGTGAGCGCTGGGCATTTATTAGACATTTCACAAATCACGCCCATTGATAGCGAGCATTTTGGTTTGTGGGCGTTGTTGCAAAACAAGGCTTTAAAGCCTAAATCTTTAATCATTAGCGCGAGTGGGGGGGCTTTCAGGGACACGCCTTTAGAATTTATCGCTATTCAAAACGCGCAAAACGCGCTCAAGCACCCTAATTGGAGCATGGGATCTAAAATCACCATTGATTCAGCGAGCATGGTCAATAAGCTTTTTGAAATCCTAGAAACTTACTGGCTTTTTGGTGCGTCTTTAAAGATTGATGCGTTGATTGAAAGGAGTTCTATCGTGCATGCTTTGGTGGAGTTTGAAGATAACTCTATCATCGCGCATTTAGCGAGCGCGGACATGCAATTACCCATAAGCTATGCGATCGATCCGAAGTTAGCCTCTTTGAATGCGTCTATCAAGCCCCTAGATCTATACGCTTTAAGTGCGATTAAATTTGAACCCATTAGCATGGAGCGCTACACTTTGTGGCGCTATAAAGACTTGTTGCTAGAAAACCCTAAGCTTGGCGTGGTGTTGAATGCGAGCAATGAGGTGGCGATGGAGAAGTTTTTAAATCAAGAAATCGCTTTTGGTGGCCTTATCAAAACCATTTCTCAAGCCTTAGAATTGTATGCTAAAAAATCTTTCAAGCTCTCTAGTTTAGAAGAAGTGCTAGAATTGGATAAGGAAGTTAGGGAGCGTTTTAAAAATGTAGCGGGAGTGTAG
- the radA gene encoding DNA repair protein RadA produces the protein MAKKTSLFECQHCGFTSPKWLGKCVQCNAWESFIELNQTQKEVLRALKKPLPQAQKSVSIAAIEHEEVIKFSSTQSELDIVLGGGIAKGGLYLVGGSPGVGKSTLLLKVASGLAKNQQKVLYVSGEESLSQIKMRAIRLDCIEKELYLLNEINWPVIKANIESENYFACVIDSIQTLYSPEISSAPGSISQVREITFELMRLAKTRDIAIFIIGHITKEGSIAGPRVLEHMVDSVLYFEGDPSRELRILRSFKNRFGPTSEIGLFEMKEQGLVSAKEASSLFFSKEEPMEGSAITITLEGSRALILEIQALVSECSFGAPKRLANGFDTNRLNMLIALLEKKLEIPLNRHDVFINVSGGIKISEPACDLAVIASILSSFKNRKIDNKTAFLGEVSLNGRILEAPNLNARLKEMENYGFLKAILPKKPSQKTSIKCYEANAVGKIVEWM, from the coding sequence TTGGCTAAAAAAACTTCTTTATTTGAGTGTCAGCATTGCGGTTTTACAAGCCCTAAGTGGCTAGGCAAGTGCGTTCAATGTAACGCATGGGAGAGTTTTATAGAATTGAACCAAACCCAAAAGGAAGTTTTACGCGCGCTTAAAAAACCGCTCCCACAAGCGCAAAAAAGCGTTTCTATCGCTGCAATTGAGCATGAAGAAGTCATCAAGTTTTCTTCCACTCAAAGCGAATTGGATATTGTTTTAGGCGGGGGGATCGCTAAAGGGGGGTTGTATTTAGTGGGGGGGAGTCCTGGAGTGGGGAAATCCACTCTGCTTTTAAAAGTGGCTTCTGGGTTAGCCAAAAACCAGCAAAAGGTTTTGTATGTGAGCGGGGAAGAGAGCTTGAGCCAGATTAAAATGCGCGCCATTAGGTTGGATTGTATAGAAAAAGAATTGTATCTGCTCAATGAAATCAATTGGCCTGTGATTAAGGCGAATATAGAAAGCGAAAATTATTTTGCGTGCGTGATTGATTCTATCCAAACGCTTTATTCGCCAGAGATTTCTTCAGCACCCGGCTCCATTTCGCAAGTGCGAGAGATCACTTTTGAGCTCATGCGTTTGGCCAAAACAAGAGATATCGCTATTTTTATCATCGGTCATATCACTAAAGAAGGGAGCATCGCAGGGCCTAGAGTGCTAGAGCATATGGTGGATAGCGTGCTGTATTTTGAAGGCGATCCTAGTAGGGAATTAAGGATTTTAAGGAGTTTTAAAAACCGCTTTGGCCCTACGAGTGAGATCGGCTTGTTTGAAATGAAAGAGCAGGGTTTGGTGAGCGCTAAAGAAGCTTCAAGCTTGTTTTTTTCTAAAGAAGAGCCTATGGAGGGGAGCGCGATTACTATTACTTTAGAAGGCTCAAGGGCGTTGATTTTAGAGATTCAGGCGTTGGTGAGCGAGTGCAGTTTTGGAGCGCCCAAACGATTAGCGAACGGGTTTGACACCAACCGCCTTAACATGCTCATCGCTTTATTAGAAAAAAAGCTAGAAATCCCTTTAAACCGCCATGATGTGTTTATTAATGTGAGCGGGGGTATTAAGATTAGCGAGCCGGCTTGCGATTTAGCCGTCATTGCCAGTATCCTTTCAAGCTTTAAAAACAGAAAAATTGACAATAAAACGGCGTTTTTGGGCGAAGTGAGTTTGAATGGCAGGATTTTAGAAGCCCCTAATTTGAACGCCAGATTGAAAGAAATGGAAAATTACGGCTTTTTAAAAGCCATTTTGCCTAAAAAACCCAGTCAAAAAACCTCTATCAAATGCTATGAAGCCAATGCGGTAGGCAAGATTGTTGAATGGATGTGA
- a CDS encoding sulfite exporter TauE/SafE family protein: MEESTAFILALVGLFTGITAGFFGIGGGEIVVPSAIFAHFSYSHAVGISLMQMLFSSVVGSIINYKKGLLDLKEGSFAAFGGLMGAILGSFILKIIDDKILMAVFVVVVCYTFIKYAFSSNKKPEHFEEMHFDLHANNKTPEKKRAIPFVSMDRTHGVLMLAGFVTGIFSIPLGMGGGILMVPFLGYFLKYDSKKIVPLGLFFVVFASLSGVISLYNGKVLDNISVQAGVITGIGAFLGVGIGIKLIALANEKVHKILLLLIYALSILATLHKLIMG, translated from the coding sequence ATGGAAGAATCAACAGCGTTTATTTTGGCTCTTGTGGGGCTATTCACCGGCATTACCGCCGGGTTTTTTGGTATTGGTGGGGGGGAAATTGTCGTCCCTAGCGCGATTTTTGCGCATTTTAGCTATAGCCATGCGGTGGGTATTTCGCTCATGCAAATGCTTTTTTCTTCAGTGGTCGGCTCTATCATCAATTACAAAAAGGGCTTATTGGATTTGAAAGAAGGCTCATTTGCCGCGTTTGGGGGGCTAATGGGGGCGATTTTAGGGAGCTTTATTCTAAAAATCATTGACGATAAGATTTTAATGGCGGTGTTTGTGGTGGTGGTGTGCTACACCTTTATCAAATACGCATTTTCTAGCAACAAAAAGCCAGAGCATTTTGAAGAAATGCATTTTGATTTGCATGCGAATAACAAAACGCCCGAAAAAAAGCGCGCAATCCCCTTTGTGTCTATGGATAGAACGCATGGGGTTTTGATGCTCGCCGGTTTTGTTACCGGCATCTTTTCTATCCCGCTAGGCATGGGCGGGGGGATTTTAATGGTGCCGTTTTTGGGCTATTTTTTGAAATACGATTCTAAAAAAATCGTGCCTTTGGGGCTATTTTTTGTGGTGTTCGCTTCTTTGTCTGGGGTCATCTCTCTTTATAATGGGAAGGTTCTTGATAATATAAGCGTTCAAGCCGGGGTGATTACCGGTATTGGAGCGTTTTTAGGGGTGGGCATTGGCATTAAGCTCATTGCTTTGGCTAATGAAAAGGTGCATAAAATCCTCTTGCTCCTCATTTATGCCTTAAGCATTTTAGCGACTTTACACAAGCTCATTATGGGTTAA
- a CDS encoding beta-1,4-N-acetylgalactosamyltransferase has product MMGGHLEDRVIHPTLTLPNPTHSGYFDYDKKSQNPKSPLNPWAFIRVKNEIVTLEESLFSMLPAIQRGVIGFNDCDDGSKEVILEFCKKFPSFIPISYPYEVILKDCPSLWHQFYHYYNYTLSFIPKNEWVVKIDCDHIYDAKKLYESFYIPKSIKEVVMYSRINFVVRDFEVFIRNDGDFGFLDAWGDHWLFYNDCEPFEIWQHNDEAYETLKLKDKHHIKDKELMQWHFPLAKKRRNAIVYDDLIPLKEFKKHHADLIGTRIEESMLDEKRILEIYQKFRLP; this is encoded by the coding sequence ATTATGGGGGGGCATTTAGAAGATAGGGTTATCCATCCCACTTTAACTTTACCCAATCCCACGCACTCGGGTTATTTTGACTACGATAAAAAAAGTCAAAACCCTAAAAGCCCTCTAAACCCATGGGCTTTTATTAGAGTCAAAAATGAAATCGTTACTTTAGAAGAGAGTTTGTTTTCTATGCTTCCTGCCATTCAAAGGGGGGTCATTGGTTTTAATGATTGCGATGATGGCTCTAAAGAAGTGATTTTAGAGTTTTGCAAAAAGTTCCCCTCATTTATCCCTATCAGCTATCCTTATGAAGTCATTCTAAAGGATTGCCCGAGTTTGTGGCACCAATTTTATCATTACTATAATTATACGCTTTCTTTTATCCCTAAAAATGAGTGGGTAGTCAAAATTGATTGCGATCATATTTATGACGCTAAAAAACTTTATGAAAGTTTTTATATCCCTAAGAGCATTAAAGAGGTTGTGATGTATTCGCGCATTAATTTTGTGGTGCGAGATTTTGAAGTGTTTATTCGTAATGATGGGGATTTTGGGTTTTTAGACGCATGGGGAGATCATTGGTTATTTTATAATGATTGTGAGCCTTTTGAAATTTGGCAACACAATGATGAAGCTTATGAAACTTTAAAGCTTAAAGATAAACACCATATTAAAGATAAAGAACTCATGCAATGGCACTTCCCTTTGGCTAAAAAGAGGCGAAACGCTATCGTTTATGACGATTTGATCCCTTTAAAAGAATTCAAAAAACACCACGCTGATTTGATAGGCACAAGGATTGAAGAAAGCATGCTAGACGAAAAGAGAATTTTAGAGATATATCAAAAATTCCGCTTGCCTTAA
- a CDS encoding phosphatidate cytidylyltransferase, which yields MKEELFKEKSRYITGFVLIIVAGLILYADNLLLFWAVLGGIYAVGFSEALRLFQVKASFSLYLILVLSWVAAYFNGHPIECALISVMVMASVIAYQKAHHSEAILPFLYPGVGFFALFGIYKDFGAVAIIWLLVVVVASDVGAFFGGKLLGKIPFTPTSPNKTLEGALIGVVLASVLGSFVGMGKLSGGFLMALLFSFLIAFAAVFGDLYESYLKRKVGIKDSGKILPGHGGVLDRLDSMLFGALSLHVLLYFLEVWKETAVFLGD from the coding sequence GTGAAAGAAGAGTTATTTAAAGAAAAGTCTCGTTACATTACAGGGTTTGTTTTAATCATTGTAGCAGGCTTGATTTTGTATGCGGACAATTTGTTGTTGTTTTGGGCGGTTTTAGGGGGGATTTATGCGGTAGGGTTTTCTGAAGCGTTAAGATTATTCCAAGTTAAAGCGAGCTTTAGTCTGTATCTTATTTTAGTGTTGTCATGGGTGGCAGCGTATTTTAACGGGCATCCTATAGAATGCGCTCTTATCAGCGTGATGGTCATGGCTAGTGTTATCGCTTATCAAAAAGCGCACCACAGCGAAGCCATTTTACCCTTTTTGTATCCAGGCGTTGGGTTTTTTGCGCTTTTTGGGATTTATAAGGATTTTGGCGCGGTAGCGATCATTTGGCTTTTAGTGGTGGTGGTCGCAAGCGATGTGGGGGCGTTTTTTGGAGGCAAGCTTTTAGGAAAAATCCCTTTCACGCCCACTTCGCCGAATAAAACCTTAGAGGGTGCATTGATTGGCGTTGTTTTGGCGAGCGTTTTGGGATCGTTTGTGGGCATGGGGAAATTGAGCGGAGGCTTTCTTATGGCGCTTCTATTTAGTTTTTTAATCGCTTTTGCGGCGGTGTTTGGGGATTTGTATGAAAGCTATTTGAAAAGAAAGGTTGGGATCAAGGATAGCGGTAAGATTTTACCCGGGCATGGGGGCGTTTTAGACCGATTGGATTCCATGCTTTTTGGGGCTTTAAGCTTGCATGTGTTGTTGTATTTTTTAGAAGTTTGGAAAGAGACAGCGGTGTTTTTAGGGGACTGA
- a CDS encoding YbhB/YbcL family Raf kinase inhibitor-like protein, giving the protein MLQIKMYFYDHATIKENDFKEKGLKMKTFEVMIQTDSEGYLDAKFGGNAPRGFLNPNGLPTYSPKISWQKVEGAKSYALELIDHDAQKVCGMPFVHWVVGNISYNVLEENASMMDKRITQGVNSLTQGFIRSPLNESEKQRSNLNNSVYIGPMPPNGDHHYLIQVYALDIPKLELKAPFFLGDLHDKMRNHIIAIGRKEFLYKQFVRK; this is encoded by the coding sequence ATGCTCCAAATTAAGATGTATTTTTATGATCATGCTACAATAAAGGAAAATGATTTCAAAGAAAAAGGGCTTAAAATGAAAACTTTTGAAGTGATGATTCAAACCGATTCAGAAGGGTATTTGGACGCTAAATTTGGCGGTAACGCTCCTAGAGGGTTTCTCAATCCAAACGGCTTACCCACTTATTCGCCTAAAATCTCATGGCAAAAAGTGGAAGGCGCTAAAAGCTACGCTTTAGAATTAATAGATCATGACGCGCAAAAAGTGTGCGGCATGCCGTTTGTCCATTGGGTCGTGGGCAATATTTCTTACAATGTTTTAGAAGAAAACGCTTCCATGATGGATAAAAGGATTACTCAAGGGGTCAATTCGCTCACTCAAGGCTTTATCCGTTCACCGCTCAATGAAAGCGAAAAACAACGCTCCAATCTCAATAACAGCGTCTATATCGGCCCCATGCCCCCTAATGGCGATCACCATTACCTCATTCAAGTGTATGCCCTAGACATTCCTAAACTGGAATTAAAAGCCCCTTTTTTCTTAGGCGATTTGCATGACAAAATGCGCAACCATATCATCGCCATAGGGAGAAAGGAATTTCTATACAAGCAGTTTGTGAGGAAATAG
- a CDS encoding iron-sulfur cluster assembly scaffold protein NifU yields MAKHDLVGSVLWDAYSKEVQRRMDNPTHLGVITEEQAKAKNAKLIVADYGAEACGDAVRLYWLVDESTDRIVDAKFKSFGCGTAIASSDMMVELCLNKRVQDAVKITNLDVERGLRDDPDTPAVPGQKMHCSVMAYDVIKKAAGMYLGKNAEDFEEEIIVCECARVSLGTIKEVIRLNDLKSVEEITNYTKAGAFCKSCVRPGGHEKRDYYLVDILKEVREEMEAEKLKATANKSQNGELAFREMTMVQKIKAVDKVIDENIRAMLMMDGGDLEILDIKESDDYIDVYIRYMGACDGCMSATTGTLFAIENALQELLDRSIRVLPI; encoded by the coding sequence ATGGCAAAACATGATTTAGTGGGTTCGGTTCTCTGGGATGCATATTCTAAAGAAGTTCAAAGGCGCATGGACAACCCCACGCATTTAGGGGTCATCACCGAAGAGCAGGCTAAAGCCAAAAACGCTAAGCTCATTGTGGCGGATTATGGCGCAGAGGCATGCGGTGATGCGGTGAGGTTGTATTGGCTTGTAGATGAAAGCACGGATAGAATTGTTGATGCGAAGTTTAAAAGCTTTGGTTGCGGAACAGCGATCGCAAGCTCAGACATGATGGTAGAGTTGTGTTTGAACAAAAGAGTCCAAGATGCGGTAAAAATCACGAATTTAGATGTGGAAAGAGGCTTGAGAGACGATCCAGACACGCCGGCTGTCCCTGGGCAAAAAATGCACTGCTCGGTGATGGCGTATGATGTGATCAAAAAAGCTGCCGGCATGTATTTGGGGAAAAACGCTGAAGATTTTGAAGAAGAAATCATCGTGTGCGAGTGCGCTAGGGTGAGTTTAGGCACGATTAAGGAAGTGATTAGGCTCAATGATTTAAAAAGCGTTGAAGAAATCACTAACTACACCAAAGCCGGTGCTTTTTGTAAAAGCTGTGTGAGGCCTGGAGGGCATGAAAAAAGGGATTATTACCTGGTGGATATTCTTAAAGAAGTGCGCGAAGAAATGGAAGCTGAAAAACTTAAAGCGACCGCTAATAAATCCCAAAATGGGGAATTGGCTTTCAGGGAAATGACTATGGTTCAAAAGATTAAAGCGGTGGATAAAGTCATTGATGAAAATATCCGCGCTATGCTTATGATGGATGGGGGGGATTTAGAGATTTTAGACATTAAAGAAAGCGATGATTACATTGATGTGTATATCCGCTACATGGGAGCATGCGATGGGTGCATGAGCGCGACTACCGGGACTTTATTTGCCATTGAAAACGCCTTGCAGGAATTATTGGATCGCAGTATTAGGGTGTTACCGATTTGA
- a CDS encoding NifS family cysteine desulfurase, translating to MLQRIYLDNNATTRIDPKVKEIMDPFLRDHYGNPSSLHQFGTETHPAIAEALDKLYKGINARDIDDVIITSCATESNNWVLKGVYFDECLKKGKNHIVTTVAEHPAVRSTCNFLESLGVEVTYLPINEHGSITAEQVKEAITEKTALVSVMWANNETGLIFPIEEIGAICKEKGVLFHTDAVQAIGKIPVDVLKANADFLSFSAHKFHGPKGIGGLYIRSGVGLTPLFHGGEHMNGRRSGTLNVPYIVGMGEAMKLAVEHLDYEKEVVGKLRDKLEEALLKIPDVMVVGDRVHRVPNTTLVSVRGIEGEAMLWDLNRSNIAASTGSACASEDLEANPVMVAIGASKELAHTAIRLSLSRFNTEAEIDKTIEVFSQAAVRLRNISSSY from the coding sequence TTGTTACAACGAATTTATTTAGACAATAACGCTACAACTAGGATTGACCCTAAAGTCAAAGAGATCATGGATCCTTTTTTAAGGGATCATTACGGGAACCCTAGCTCGTTGCACCAATTTGGCACAGAAACCCACCCAGCCATTGCAGAAGCGTTAGATAAGCTTTATAAGGGCATTAACGCTAGGGATATAGATGATGTGATCATCACTTCTTGCGCGACAGAAAGCAATAACTGGGTTTTAAAGGGCGTGTATTTTGATGAATGCTTGAAAAAAGGCAAAAACCATATTGTAACTACGGTTGCAGAGCATCCGGCGGTGCGATCCACTTGCAATTTTTTAGAAAGCTTGGGAGTGGAGGTTACTTACTTGCCTATTAATGAGCATGGGAGTATCACCGCAGAGCAAGTCAAAGAAGCGATCACAGAAAAAACCGCTCTAGTGAGCGTGATGTGGGCGAATAATGAAACCGGTCTCATTTTCCCTATTGAAGAAATTGGGGCTATCTGTAAAGAAAAGGGCGTGTTGTTCCATACCGATGCGGTGCAAGCGATTGGTAAAATCCCTGTAGATGTGTTGAAGGCGAATGCGGATTTCCTTTCTTTTAGCGCGCACAAGTTTCATGGGCCTAAAGGCATTGGGGGGTTGTATATTAGAAGTGGGGTGGGATTGACCCCTCTTTTTCATGGCGGGGAGCATATGAATGGCAGGCGCAGCGGGACTTTGAATGTGCCTTATATTGTGGGCATGGGCGAAGCGATGAAATTAGCCGTAGAGCATTTAGATTATGAAAAAGAAGTGGTAGGGAAGTTGCGCGACAAATTAGAAGAAGCGCTTTTGAAAATCCCTGATGTGATGGTGGTAGGGGATAGAGTCCATCGTGTGCCTAACACGACTTTAGTCAGCGTGAGAGGGATTGAAGGAGAGGCCATGCTGTGGGATTTGAATCGCTCTAATATCGCCGCTTCCACAGGGAGCGCGTGCGCGAGTGAGGATTTAGAGGCTAATCCTGTCATGGTAGCGATTGGAGCGAGTAAGGAATTGGCTCATACCGCTATCAGGCTTTCATTGAGCCGTTTTAACACGGAAGCTGAAATTGACAAAACGATTGAAGTTTTCTCTCAAGCGGCTGTAAGGTTGAGAAACATTTCAAGCTCTTATTAA
- the msrB gene encoding peptide-methionine (R)-S-oxide reductase MsrB: MKVLSYLKNFYLFLAIGAIMQANESMGSKLPKTDERVIYLAGGCFWGLEAYMERIYGVIDASSGYANGKTSSTNYEKLHESDHAESVKVVYDPKKISLDKLLRYYFKVVDPVSVNKQGNDVGRQYRTGIYYTNSADKEVIEHALKALQKEVKGKIAIEVEPLKNYVRAEEYHQDYLKKHPGGYCHIDLKKADEVIVDSDKYTKPSDEVLKKKLTKLQYEVTQNKHTEKPFENEYYNKEEEGIYVDITTGEPLFSSADKYDSGCGWPSFSKPINKDVVKYEDDESLNRKRIEVLSRIGKAHLGHVFNDGPKELGGLRYCINSAALRFIPLKDMEKEGYGEFIPYIKKGELKKYIQDKKTH, from the coding sequence ATGAAGGTATTATCTTATTTGAAAAATTTTTATCTTTTTTTAGCGATAGGAGCAATTATGCAAGCGAATGAAAGCATGGGATCTAAACTTCCCAAAACCGATGAAAGAGTGATTTACTTGGCTGGGGGGTGCTTTTGGGGGTTAGAGGCGTATATGGAGAGGATTTATGGCGTTATAGACGCGAGCTCTGGTTACGCTAACGGCAAGACTTCAAGCACGAATTATGAAAAATTGCATGAGAGCGATCATGCTGAAAGCGTGAAGGTGGTTTATGATCCTAAAAAGATCAGTTTGGACAAGTTGTTGCGTTACTATTTTAAGGTGGTTGATCCGGTGAGCGTGAACAAGCAGGGTAATGATGTGGGCAGGCAGTATCGCACAGGGATTTATTATACCAATAGCGCGGATAAAGAAGTGATAGAACACGCCTTAAAAGCGTTACAGAAAGAAGTGAAAGGCAAAATCGCTATTGAAGTAGAGCCGTTAAAAAATTATGTGAGGGCTGAAGAATACCACCAGGATTATTTGAAAAAACACCCTGGTGGTTATTGTCATATTGATTTGAAAAAGGCGGATGAAGTGATTGTAGATAGCGATAAATACACCAAACCAAGCGATGAAGTTTTAAAGAAAAAACTCACCAAACTCCAGTATGAGGTGACTCAAAACAAACACACTGAGAAACCTTTTGAAAATGAGTATTACAACAAAGAAGAAGAGGGCATTTATGTGGATATTACCACAGGCGAGCCGTTATTTTCTTCAGCGGATAAATACGACTCCGGTTGCGGGTGGCCAAGCTTTTCTAAGCCCATCAATAAAGATGTGGTGAAATACGAAGACGATGAGAGCCTTAACAGGAAACGCATTGAAGTGTTGAGTCGCATTGGTAAGGCGCATTTAGGGCATGTGTTTAACGATGGGCCTAAAGAATTAGGGGGCTTAAGGTATTGTATCAATAGCGCGGCTTTAAGGTTTATCCCCTTAAAAGACATGGAAAAAGAGGGCTATGGCGAGTTTATCCCTTATATCAAAAAGGGTGAATTGAAAAAATACATCCAAGATAAAAAAACGCATTAA
- a CDS encoding helix-turn-helix domain-containing protein → MESKINRLSAKIDALLEQQKRVISLLETYLSVYSTPQEASNKLFKGISQGMELAPEIAQEDEEKRLYVLQYLSHVDITKNKQDSQLKKDCLEFIQRFNIPKPIIITALYNLRGIKPTKKEVAKQLQKLYVWEKRYQQGGIDALKDRRGRPLKKP, encoded by the coding sequence ATGGAAAGTAAAATAAATCGTTTGAGCGCCAAGATAGACGCACTATTGGAACAGCAAAAAAGAGTGATTTCTTTACTGGAAACTTATTTGAGCGTTTATTCCACACCACAAGAGGCTTCAAATAAGCTTTTTAAGGGCATTAGTCAAGGCATGGAGTTGGCCCCAGAAATCGCGCAAGAAGATGAAGAAAAACGCCTTTATGTGTTGCAATATTTAAGCCATGTGGATATTACTAAAAACAAGCAAGACTCCCAGCTCAAAAAAGATTGTTTGGAATTTATCCAAAGGTTTAATATCCCAAAGCCCATTATCATTACCGCTCTTTATAACCTTAGGGGCATTAAGCCCACTAAAAAAGAAGTCGCAAAACAATTGCAAAAACTCTATGTGTGGGAGAAGCGTTACCAACAAGGGGGGATAGACGCCTTAAAAGACAGGCGTGGGAGACCCCTTAAAAAACCTTAA